A DNA window from Aestuariispira ectoiniformans contains the following coding sequences:
- a CDS encoding ABC transporter permease → MNISLDLLKRIAPQIAVLGIVLLLIAVVFPGFFDISVANGRLFGSPIDILNRGAPVALLAIGMTLVIATGGIDLSVGAIMAIAGAVAASAIDQEMGLATALGLALGAGLLCGIWNGFLIAILGIQPIVATLTLMVAGRGIAQLITEGAILTFTHEGLIYIGAGAFMAIPMPVLIWIAVGIAFAMVVRRTALGLLIESIGVNRRASMLAGINTRVLLVAVYMASGLCAAVAGVIAAADIQGADANNAGLWLEIDAILAVVIGGTSLLGGRFSILASLIGAMIIQAVNTGILLSGFPPEFNLVIKATIILVILVLQSPRAMAAFRTVRTKRKNVVNGESIVQ, encoded by the coding sequence ATGAATATATCTCTCGACCTGCTGAAGCGAATCGCCCCGCAAATAGCCGTGCTGGGTATTGTCCTCTTGCTGATTGCGGTGGTGTTCCCGGGCTTCTTCGATATCAGCGTCGCGAACGGTCGTCTGTTTGGCAGCCCGATCGATATCCTTAACCGCGGTGCGCCGGTTGCACTACTGGCCATCGGCATGACGCTTGTCATCGCGACAGGCGGGATTGATCTATCGGTTGGCGCCATCATGGCGATCGCGGGCGCGGTGGCGGCGTCGGCCATCGATCAGGAAATGGGGCTGGCGACGGCTTTGGGGCTGGCCCTTGGGGCGGGGCTTCTCTGCGGAATCTGGAACGGTTTTCTGATCGCGATCCTGGGCATTCAGCCGATTGTCGCCACCCTGACCCTGATGGTCGCGGGCCGCGGTATCGCCCAGCTCATTACGGAAGGAGCTATCCTGACCTTCACGCATGAGGGATTGATCTATATCGGCGCGGGGGCGTTCATGGCGATTCCAATGCCGGTTCTGATCTGGATCGCCGTCGGGATCGCTTTTGCGATGGTTGTCCGTCGAACGGCATTGGGGCTTCTCATCGAATCGATCGGTGTCAACCGTCGGGCGAGCATGCTGGCGGGGATTAACACACGTGTCCTGCTGGTTGCTGTTTACATGGCATCCGGTCTTTGCGCTGCAGTGGCCGGCGTAATCGCGGCTGCAGATATACAGGGCGCGGATGCCAACAACGCGGGCTTGTGGTTGGAAATCGATGCGATTCTCGCCGTGGTGATCGGCGGCACATCGTTGCTCGGCGGGCGGTTCTCGATCCTCGCATCGCTCATCGGCGCGATGATCATCCAAGCCGTCAACACGGGAATTCTACTGTCCGGTTTCCCGCCTGAGTTCAACCTCGTTATCAAGGCAACCATTATCCTCGTCATTCTCGTCCTGCAGTCGCCGCGGGCCATGGCGGCCTTTCGCACAGTTCGGACCAAGCGAAAGAACGTGGTAAATGGGGAGAGCATCGTCCAATGA
- the yjfF gene encoding galactofuranose ABC transporter, permease protein YjfF yields the protein MNTRTLPLMATIAIFLVAYAVCYAQFPAMLSTRVIGNLMTDNAFLGIVAVGMTFVILSGGIDLSVGSVVAFSGVFIAVVLRDTSLPPLLVFALLLVMTTAFGACMGALIHYLEMPPFIVTLAGMFLARGAAYVLTLDSVPIDHAFFDQLQGMYYLMPGKGRLTLIGGLMALVVLMGMLVAHRTKFGTNVYALGGGLQTAKLMGVPVGRTMIRIYGMSGFLAGLAGIVFSIYTSAGYPLATVGVELDAIAAVVIGGTLLTGGAGFVFGTFIGVMIMGLIQTYIIFDGTLSSWWTKIVVGILLFSFIVLQKALVWISSRERARARLRETG from the coding sequence ATGAACACGCGCACGCTTCCTCTCATGGCGACCATCGCCATCTTTCTCGTGGCCTATGCGGTGTGCTACGCGCAGTTTCCCGCGATGCTTTCCACGCGGGTCATCGGCAATCTGATGACGGACAACGCGTTCCTCGGAATTGTCGCGGTCGGCATGACGTTCGTCATCCTGTCCGGAGGGATCGACCTGTCGGTCGGCTCGGTGGTCGCGTTCTCGGGGGTGTTCATCGCCGTTGTTCTGCGCGACACTTCCCTGCCGCCGCTCCTGGTGTTCGCGCTCCTTCTCGTCATGACGACGGCGTTCGGGGCCTGCATGGGGGCGCTGATCCACTATCTTGAGATGCCGCCCTTCATCGTCACATTGGCGGGAATGTTCCTGGCGCGGGGGGCGGCCTACGTGCTGACGCTGGACTCTGTGCCGATCGACCATGCGTTCTTTGATCAGCTCCAGGGCATGTATTACCTGATGCCGGGGAAAGGCCGGTTGACACTTATAGGCGGCCTGATGGCGCTCGTTGTTTTGATGGGTATGTTGGTGGCGCACCGGACGAAGTTCGGAACGAACGTCTATGCCTTGGGGGGCGGCCTGCAGACCGCCAAACTCATGGGTGTGCCGGTCGGGCGTACGATGATTCGGATCTATGGGATGTCGGGCTTCTTGGCCGGGCTGGCGGGGATTGTGTTCTCGATCTACACCTCAGCGGGCTATCCGCTGGCGACCGTCGGTGTCGAGCTGGATGCGATCGCCGCCGTTGTGATCGGGGGGACATTGCTGACCGGCGGCGCCGGGTTTGTATTCGGCACCTTCATTGGCGTGATGATCATGGGCTTGATCCAGACCTACATTATCTTCGACGGCACCCTTTCAAGCTGGTGGACCAAAATCGTAGTTGGTATTCTCCTTTTTTCTTTTATCGTTCTGCAAAAGGCTTTGGTCTGGATATCGAGCCGGGAGCGGGCGAGGGCGCGACTTAGGGAGACGGGTTAG
- a CDS encoding FadR/GntR family transcriptional regulator, with the protein MALLKSAMAGRASRNNHTFVVNELGAAIVGGEIPVGTLLPPDSELEERFDVSRTVLREAMKTLAAKGLVYPRARVGTRVNDSTKWNLLDADVLGWYFAIGITDELLRHLCEMRLSFEPFAASLAAANACAEDIAALKAFADKMAASCSNEAFAMADLDFHLTLLAASGNPFMYSVGNLIEAALTLAFETSSPAEDPERRLKVAHSHRLVAEAIEVRDGTAATKAMEAVIREGARRISKNIEERA; encoded by the coding sequence ATGGCGTTGCTCAAATCGGCAATGGCAGGACGGGCCTCGCGAAACAATCACACATTCGTGGTCAATGAGCTGGGGGCTGCGATTGTCGGTGGAGAAATCCCGGTCGGAACACTATTGCCCCCGGATAGTGAACTCGAGGAACGGTTCGATGTATCGCGGACCGTCCTGCGCGAAGCCATGAAGACATTGGCGGCGAAAGGACTGGTCTATCCTCGCGCACGGGTGGGAACACGGGTCAATGACAGTACGAAATGGAACCTTCTCGATGCGGACGTCCTCGGTTGGTATTTTGCCATAGGTATTACTGATGAGCTGTTACGTCACCTTTGTGAAATGCGGCTTTCGTTCGAACCATTCGCCGCGAGTCTCGCTGCGGCGAATGCCTGCGCGGAAGATATCGCGGCCCTGAAGGCCTTCGCCGATAAGATGGCGGCCTCCTGTTCGAATGAGGCGTTCGCGATGGCGGATCTCGATTTTCATCTGACGCTTCTCGCCGCGTCAGGGAATCCTTTCATGTATTCGGTGGGCAATCTGATCGAGGCGGCCCTGACGCTGGCCTTCGAGACGAGTTCGCCAGCCGAGGATCCTGAAAGACGGTTGAAGGTCGCGCATTCTCACCGCCTTGTGGCGGAAGCGATCGAGGTGCGCGATGGAACGGCCGCCACCAAGGCAATGGAAGCGGTTATTAGGGAGGGCGCCCGCCGCATTTCAAAAAATATAGAGGAGCGGGCGTGA
- a CDS encoding aldose epimerase family protein, which yields MPDIEAVAISGHGLSARFLNYGATLQDLRLASVDRSLVLGFDEPVDYLRHADQYFGAMAGRYANRICEGRAVIGGRAVQLDRNFLDRHLLHGGRDGSSMRVWRVASRTTSSVTFVDRLPDGHMGFPGCLDVQVTFEILSGPALSLEVEAETDEETLCNFAHHAYFNLGGSASIEGHRLRIIADRYLPVTDTLIPTGALAAVKGSPFDFRKDAVLTAERLSTGYDHNYCLAERRVDLRPVARLSAPEGDVTMTIETTEPGLQFYDGAGINAGPYRAYAGLALEPQIWPDAPNHTGFPSALLRPGETYRQHTVFSFAQSHPPEALPR from the coding sequence GTGCCGGACATTGAAGCCGTGGCGATCTCCGGGCATGGCCTGTCGGCGCGCTTCCTCAACTACGGTGCAACGCTTCAGGACCTCAGATTGGCGAGCGTCGATCGATCGCTGGTGCTGGGCTTCGATGAACCGGTGGATTATCTACGCCATGCCGATCAGTATTTCGGGGCGATGGCCGGGCGCTACGCGAATCGGATATGCGAGGGACGGGCTGTCATCGGCGGCCGGGCTGTTCAGCTTGACCGGAATTTTCTCGACCGGCATCTGCTCCATGGGGGGCGCGACGGCAGTTCAATGCGTGTCTGGCGGGTGGCAAGCAGGACGACCTCCTCAGTCACTTTTGTCGACAGGCTGCCGGACGGGCATATGGGGTTCCCCGGTTGTCTGGATGTTCAAGTCACGTTCGAGATTCTCTCCGGTCCGGCGCTCTCCCTCGAAGTCGAGGCCGAAACAGACGAGGAAACCCTCTGCAATTTCGCACATCACGCCTATTTCAACCTGGGCGGTAGTGCCTCAATCGAAGGACACCGGTTGCGCATTATAGCCGATCGGTATCTGCCCGTGACCGACACGCTCATCCCGACGGGGGCTTTGGCGGCAGTGAAGGGCTCGCCGTTCGATTTCCGGAAAGACGCCGTCCTGACCGCCGAACGGCTCTCCACTGGTTACGATCATAATTACTGCCTGGCAGAGCGGCGCGTGGATCTGCGACCGGTCGCGCGGCTGTCCGCACCAGAGGGTGATGTGACCATGACGATCGAGACGACGGAGCCCGGCCTGCAGTTCTACGACGGGGCCGGCATCAATGCGGGGCCTTACCGCGCCTATGCCGGATTGGCGCTGGAGCCGCAAATCTGGCCGGACGCACCCAACCACACAGGGTTTCCGTCCGCCCTGTTGCGGCCTGGCGAAACATACCGCCAGCACACGGTCTTCTCTTTTGCTCAGAGCCATCCGCCGGAGGCATTGCCACGTTGA
- a CDS encoding dipeptide ABC transporter ATP-binding protein, which produces MENLLDIRNLCVDFRTNRGRIHALRDISFGVRKNRIVGIVGESGSGKSTVLWSILGLLAGNADVTGGKILFGDQDMLKLSEKALRAKRGEDISVVFQDPMTSQIPVLTYGRQMLDILYRRPGLPNSEKFRMAVEMMEKVGIPDPEARIRQYPHHFSGGMRQRAGIAMALLTGPKLLLADEPTTALDVTMEAQIIHLLQELQRELEATVVVVSHNLGLIAELCDDVVVMYAGEVVEAGDVREIFYNPQHPYTRALLECDPARIMERSSKLPVIPGDIPDLALPQRGCIFASRCQKALPACRDKTPPMADTHEGGMARCHLLDGPYRDESWLPPLDKLTVQTGYSSVQSSAPSANTATPVLDVRDLNVRFRTMSGIEAKIHGVKRPFVDAVLDVTLSVRPGETVGLVGESGSGKTTLGRTILNLAAAYNGSVRFEGREIRNMTERRFKPLRRDMAMMFQDPIGSLSPRKSIRALITEPFQIHGITDVDLDEEAERLADLVRLPKPLLARYPHELSGGQARRVGVARALALNPKLIIADEPTAGLDVSVQGEILNLMADLQAEHNLGYLIITHNLPVVRHISDRLAIMYLGRVVEQGNAEEIFNNPAHPYTEALVRGVPQPDPDRRRKHVSISGEVPSLLNRPKGCDFVKRCPYAKPQCEQEKPGHVQTADHREHACLFPLV; this is translated from the coding sequence ATGGAAAATCTGTTGGACATCCGAAATCTCTGCGTCGATTTCCGGACAAACCGCGGGCGCATCCATGCCCTGAGGGATATCAGTTTCGGCGTGCGCAAGAACCGCATTGTCGGCATCGTCGGCGAAAGCGGGTCGGGCAAAAGCACGGTCCTCTGGTCGATCCTGGGCCTGCTGGCCGGCAATGCCGATGTCACCGGCGGCAAAATCCTGTTTGGCGATCAGGATATGTTGAAGCTCAGTGAAAAGGCGCTGCGCGCCAAACGCGGCGAGGATATCTCTGTTGTTTTCCAGGATCCGATGACGTCACAGATCCCTGTCCTGACCTATGGACGTCAGATGCTGGATATCCTCTACCGCCGCCCGGGCCTTCCCAATTCAGAAAAATTCCGGATGGCCGTGGAGATGATGGAAAAAGTCGGCATTCCGGACCCGGAGGCACGCATCCGCCAGTATCCGCACCATTTCTCCGGCGGCATGCGACAACGCGCCGGGATTGCCATGGCCCTGCTCACCGGACCGAAACTGCTGCTGGCAGACGAGCCGACAACGGCCCTGGATGTCACCATGGAAGCGCAGATCATTCACTTGTTGCAGGAATTGCAGCGTGAACTGGAAGCGACCGTCGTCGTGGTCTCCCATAACCTGGGCCTGATCGCGGAGCTTTGCGACGATGTGGTTGTCATGTATGCCGGTGAAGTCGTGGAAGCGGGGGATGTGCGCGAAATCTTCTACAACCCGCAGCATCCCTATACCCGTGCCCTATTAGAATGTGATCCCGCACGAATTATGGAGCGCTCGAGCAAACTGCCGGTCATTCCCGGCGACATTCCAGACCTGGCCCTGCCACAGCGCGGCTGTATTTTCGCAAGCCGTTGCCAAAAGGCATTACCGGCCTGCCGGGACAAAACGCCCCCCATGGCGGATACCCATGAAGGCGGCATGGCACGCTGTCACCTCCTGGACGGTCCATACCGGGACGAGAGCTGGCTGCCGCCGCTGGATAAGCTGACTGTTCAGACAGGATATAGCTCTGTGCAATCTTCGGCCCCTTCCGCCAACACAGCGACGCCGGTCCTGGATGTGCGTGACCTGAATGTCCGTTTCCGCACCATGAGCGGTATCGAAGCAAAGATTCATGGTGTGAAGCGCCCCTTCGTCGACGCCGTACTGGACGTGACCCTGTCCGTTCGCCCCGGCGAGACGGTCGGTCTGGTGGGGGAGAGCGGGTCCGGCAAAACGACATTGGGCCGGACGATCCTGAACCTCGCAGCAGCCTATAACGGTTCTGTCCGGTTCGAAGGCCGGGAAATTCGTAATATGACAGAAAGGCGCTTCAAACCTTTGCGCCGGGACATGGCCATGATGTTCCAGGACCCGATCGGTTCGCTCAGCCCACGCAAGTCCATCCGTGCGCTGATCACGGAACCCTTCCAGATTCACGGCATCACGGATGTCGACCTGGATGAGGAAGCGGAACGGCTCGCCGATCTCGTGCGACTCCCAAAACCGCTTTTGGCACGCTATCCGCATGAATTATCCGGCGGTCAGGCAAGGCGTGTAGGCGTGGCCCGGGCTCTTGCCTTGAACCCGAAACTGATTATCGCCGACGAACCTACCGCGGGGCTGGACGTATCAGTTCAGGGGGAAATCCTGAACCTGATGGCGGACCTGCAGGCGGAACATAACCTTGGGTATCTGATCATCACCCACAATCTGCCGGTGGTCCGGCATATCAGTGACCGCCTGGCGATCATGTATCTGGGCCGCGTCGTCGAACAGGGCAACGCCGAAGAAATCTTCAACAACCCGGCGCATCCCTATACGGAGGCGCTCGTGCGTGGCGTGCCTCAGCCCGATCCGGACCGTCGCCGCAAGCATGTGTCGATCTCCGGTGAGGTACCAAGCCTGCTAAACCGGCCCAAGGGTTGTGACTTCGTCAAACGCTGCCCCTATGCCAAACCGCAATGCGAACAGGAAAAACCCGGCCATGTGCAAACGGCCGACCATCGGGAACACGCATGCCTGTTCCCACTTGTTTAG
- a CDS encoding ABC transporter permease, translating to MPDHLSEEYIRESAARERRQKLLQFTRNWQGMTGLILVLAFFASAIFAPWLAPYDPNALDIPARLSIPTMDHLAGTDQLGRDTFSRILFGGQVALKIAAIGVSVALSVGLVLGMLAGYGPRWLDNLLLLLFDTVRAFPTIVLALATVALTGPSLELVMAIVIITSIPQYARMARTATLTLRNTDFILAERSLGAGMPRILAHHVMPNVIGPLVILAAMDVPVVVTIEAGLSFLGLGVLPPTASWGTILNEGYLVIRDNPWMVIAGGIPLILTTLGFTFLGEALRDIFDPRMAKGR from the coding sequence ATGCCGGACCATCTTTCCGAAGAATATATTCGGGAATCCGCCGCGCGTGAGCGCCGACAGAAATTGTTGCAATTCACCCGGAACTGGCAGGGCATGACCGGGTTGATCCTGGTGCTGGCCTTCTTCGCCAGCGCGATTTTCGCCCCCTGGCTGGCGCCTTACGACCCCAATGCCCTCGATATTCCGGCACGACTGTCGATTCCGACCATGGACCACTTGGCCGGGACCGATCAGCTGGGCCGCGATACCTTTTCGCGTATTCTCTTTGGCGGGCAGGTCGCGCTGAAGATTGCGGCAATCGGCGTATCGGTCGCCCTGTCGGTCGGCCTGGTTCTCGGCATGCTGGCGGGCTACGGACCGCGATGGCTGGATAACCTGCTGCTGTTGTTATTCGACACGGTCCGCGCCTTCCCGACCATCGTCCTGGCCCTGGCCACCGTCGCGCTGACAGGGCCCAGCCTGGAACTGGTCATGGCCATCGTGATCATCACGTCGATCCCGCAATATGCCCGCATGGCACGGACGGCCACCCTAACCCTCAGGAATACCGATTTCATCCTGGCAGAACGCTCGCTTGGTGCCGGCATGCCCCGTATCCTGGCTCATCACGTGATGCCGAATGTGATCGGGCCTCTGGTGATCCTGGCGGCCATGGATGTACCGGTTGTGGTGACAATCGAAGCCGGGCTCAGTTTCCTCGGCCTTGGCGTCCTGCCACCGACAGCCAGTTGGGGCACGATCCTGAATGAAGGCTATCTGGTTATCCGGGACAACCCCTGGATGGTGATCGCCGGGGGCATCCCCCTGATCCTGACCACGCTGGGCTTCACTTTCCTGGGTGAGGCGTTGCGAGACATCTTTGACCCGCGCATGGCGAAGGGACGCTAA
- a CDS encoding ABC transporter permease: MIIYLVKRLGLALAVVLAVILVLFSLLHLIPGDPATIALGPRATPEAVARYAAKMHLDEPVWMQFLIYVKNAAMGDLGVDVFSDRSVTTIIGERIGFTLALVSTGLGWAILLGIPIGCLAAVKPNTAMDRIVGILSVGTIAVPSFVVSIWSLLIFAVVLRWLPAIGAGEPGDLGDQISHLVLPAFAVGLSWVGYVSRMVRASMLEVMGENYIRSAHAFGLEPRRVVYGYALRVAVLPTITLIGMGFGGLISSAVFAEIIFARPGIGKLIFDAVMARNFPIVQGAVLVATSLYISIVLFSDLLIAWFDPRVRESL; encoded by the coding sequence ATGATTATTTACCTAGTGAAGAGATTGGGGCTGGCATTAGCAGTGGTTCTCGCTGTCATTCTGGTGCTGTTTTCTCTCTTGCATCTCATACCGGGGGATCCGGCGACGATCGCATTGGGCCCCAGGGCCACGCCAGAAGCTGTCGCCCGCTATGCAGCGAAAATGCATCTGGACGAGCCCGTGTGGATGCAGTTCCTGATCTATGTGAAAAACGCCGCCATGGGCGACCTTGGCGTGGACGTGTTCTCCGACCGAAGCGTCACAACAATCATTGGCGAACGTATCGGCTTCACCCTTGCGCTGGTTTCGACCGGTCTTGGATGGGCGATCCTGCTGGGCATTCCCATCGGCTGCCTCGCGGCCGTCAAACCCAATACGGCAATGGACCGCATCGTCGGTATTCTGTCTGTTGGCACCATTGCGGTTCCATCCTTTGTGGTCTCGATCTGGTCACTGTTGATATTTGCCGTGGTCCTGCGCTGGCTGCCGGCAATCGGCGCCGGTGAGCCCGGTGACCTGGGAGACCAGATATCGCATCTGGTCCTGCCGGCATTTGCCGTCGGGCTTAGCTGGGTTGGTTACGTCTCGCGGATGGTGCGCGCCTCCATGCTGGAAGTGATGGGGGAAAACTACATCCGGTCGGCCCATGCCTTCGGGCTGGAACCCCGCCGGGTGGTTTACGGCTACGCGCTGAGGGTTGCTGTGTTGCCAACCATCACGCTGATCGGCATGGGGTTCGGCGGTCTGATTTCATCCGCGGTATTCGCCGAAATCATCTTTGCGCGGCCCGGCATCGGCAAGCTGATCTTCGACGCCGTCATGGCCCGGAACTTTCCAATCGTGCAGGGCGCGGTGCTTGTAGCGACTTCGCTATATATCAGCATCGTCCTGTTTTCTGACCTCTTGATAGCTTGGTTTGATCCCCGTGTCCGAGAATCCCTCTAA
- a CDS encoding ABC transporter substrate-binding protein: protein MKSLTTSRRAFLASTAAIGAYSLLPGLPKFAYADGNVLKLRLDSDNEILDPGYMTGATEIEAQKQCLPFLAEYARNGETFGWQPTYFVKKLEQRDPTHIDFELEEGLVWSNGYGPVKASDVKFSYERMKESDWSGYFTALDHVEVTGDRTGTIVLNTAFAPFIMITLCHGPGAIVCAQAVKDVGGKFTNKFPAVCGPYTYEQTPGQRATFKANPEWNGPKPAFERVEANVITEVKAAELAFEAGELDCTKIGSDTLARYQKEMPAGSEITVGGELQYMWMGMNTEHPKLKDQKVRRAIQHAIDVDSILAGAYSGTTRKSHGIVCPGLIGQRDATKYYSYDPAKARALLEEAGVSGLQLTLRTLNQQERVLAAQIIQANLAAIGITVKVMPLDSGPFWEMGQESKGDTWQDLELWLMRFGTTPDPYEASQWFVSSQVGIWNWERWTSEEYDALYQQGIVETDDAKRREIYLKMQDIMEETGAYVWINHEPETFVHRSSINVNSSPSGELNYRRFTRT from the coding sequence ATGAAGAGTTTAACCACATCCCGGCGCGCCTTTTTGGCCTCGACCGCCGCGATTGGCGCCTACAGCCTGCTGCCAGGACTGCCGAAATTCGCCTATGCGGACGGCAACGTGCTCAAGCTGCGCCTTGATAGCGACAATGAAATTCTCGATCCCGGCTATATGACCGGCGCAACCGAGATCGAAGCCCAGAAACAGTGTCTGCCATTCCTGGCGGAATATGCGCGAAACGGGGAAACCTTCGGCTGGCAGCCAACCTATTTCGTGAAAAAGCTGGAGCAGCGCGACCCCACCCACATCGATTTCGAACTTGAAGAAGGGCTTGTCTGGTCCAACGGTTATGGCCCGGTCAAAGCCTCCGACGTCAAGTTTTCCTATGAACGGATGAAGGAATCCGACTGGTCGGGCTATTTCACCGCCCTGGATCATGTTGAAGTGACCGGTGACCGCACCGGCACCATTGTCCTGAATACGGCCTTTGCGCCCTTCATCATGATTACCCTGTGCCATGGTCCGGGTGCGATTGTCTGCGCACAGGCCGTCAAGGATGTCGGCGGCAAGTTCACCAACAAGTTCCCGGCGGTCTGCGGCCCCTATACCTACGAACAAACGCCCGGTCAGCGCGCTACCTTTAAGGCCAACCCGGAATGGAACGGCCCCAAACCGGCCTTTGAACGGGTGGAAGCCAACGTTATTACGGAAGTCAAAGCCGCCGAACTGGCCTTCGAGGCCGGTGAGCTGGACTGCACCAAAATCGGCTCAGACACGCTGGCGCGTTATCAGAAGGAAATGCCCGCCGGGTCGGAAATCACCGTTGGCGGCGAGCTTCAGTATATGTGGATGGGCATGAATACCGAGCATCCGAAGCTGAAGGATCAAAAGGTCCGCCGCGCAATCCAGCATGCCATTGACGTGGATTCGATCCTGGCCGGGGCCTATTCCGGCACAACGCGCAAATCACACGGCATCGTCTGCCCCGGCCTGATCGGGCAACGCGACGCGACCAAATATTACAGCTACGACCCGGCCAAGGCCCGGGCTCTGTTGGAAGAAGCCGGCGTTTCCGGCCTGCAGTTGACCCTGCGGACCTTAAACCAGCAGGAACGTGTGCTGGCCGCGCAGATCATCCAGGCGAACCTCGCGGCCATCGGCATCACGGTAAAGGTCATGCCACTGGACAGCGGTCCGTTCTGGGAAATGGGCCAGGAAAGCAAAGGCGACACCTGGCAGGACCTGGAACTGTGGCTGATGCGTTTCGGCACGACTCCCGACCCCTATGAGGCCTCCCAGTGGTTTGTTTCCAGCCAGGTCGGTATCTGGAACTGGGAGCGCTGGACGAGCGAGGAATATGATGCGCTATATCAGCAGGGTATCGTGGAGACCGACGATGCCAAGCGCCGTGAGATCTATCTGAAGATGCAGGATATCATGGAAGAAACCGGTGCTTATGTCTGGATCAACCATGAGCCGGAAACCTTTGTTCACCGCTCCTCGATCAATGTGAATTCCTCCCCCTCCGGGGAGTTGAACTATCGCCGCTTCACCAGGACGTAG